In a genomic window of Bacteroidales bacterium:
- a CDS encoding DUF1801 domain-containing protein has translation MAEIKTKPTSENVNDFLNKIENEQKRKDSFEILEIMKNASGKEPQIWGTSIIGFDNIKFRSPNTGREVDWFIIGFAPRKANISLYLGMDVQKYAEYLKKLGKHKTGVGCLYINKLSDVDITVLSEMINEAVKK, from the coding sequence ATGGCAGAAATTAAAACAAAACCTACTTCGGAAAATGTAAATGATTTTTTGAATAAGATTGAAAATGAGCAAAAACGTAAAGATAGTTTTGAAATCCTCGAAATTATGAAAAATGCGAGCGGTAAAGAACCACAAATCTGGGGCACTTCCATTATCGGATTCGACAACATAAAATTTAGAAGTCCCAACACAGGCAGAGAAGTAGATTGGTTTATAATTGGTTTTGCTCCACGAAAAGCAAATATTTCATTATATCTTGGTATGGATGTTCAAAAATACGCCGAATATCTTAAAAAATTAGGCAAGCATAAAACAGGTGTCGGATGCCTATACATCAACAAACTTTCGGATGTTGATATTACTGTTTTAAGTGAAATGATTAATGAAGCGGTAAAAAAATAA
- a CDS encoding cell wall-active antibiotics response protein has translation MKKQSEPIKTEELNKRIKRRHRIDGIMFALLCIAIGVIFLGRNVGFISPYLFTILISWQMLIVIVGIFFLSYKHYFSGILVVSCGAYFMLPLITGSQDDWASMWPILLMIIGIIIIFRIIFPKRTIPYSQHNMKTDYKTEDGFVLSNNQFGSTQHIVMDEIFKGAEINNKFGATVLDLRRTSFLPGNTYIDINSSFGGIEIYVPNDCLILTEISTSIGGVSDERLNPIINVNEDCKLIIRGRLSASGVVIKS, from the coding sequence ATGAAAAAACAGAGTGAACCAATTAAAACAGAAGAATTAAACAAAAGAATAAAAAGGCGTCATAGAATAGACGGAATTATGTTTGCATTATTATGTATTGCAATAGGAGTTATATTTTTAGGTAGAAATGTCGGATTTATCAGTCCGTACCTTTTTACTATATTAATTTCTTGGCAAATGCTGATTGTAATTGTAGGGATTTTCTTCCTTTCTTATAAGCATTATTTTTCAGGAATTCTTGTTGTTAGCTGTGGCGCATATTTTATGTTGCCACTAATTACCGGATCTCAAGATGATTGGGCTAGCATGTGGCCGATATTGTTAATGATTATTGGCATAATAATAATATTTAGAATTATTTTTCCAAAACGCACTATACCATATAGTCAACATAATATGAAAACTGATTATAAAACAGAAGATGGTTTTGTGCTTTCAAATAATCAATTTGGCAGTACACAACATATTGTTATGGATGAAATATTTAAAGGCGCCGAGATAAATAATAAATTCGGTGCCACAGTCCTTGATTTGAGAAGAACTTCGTTTTTGCCTGGAAATACTTATATTGATATTAATAGTAGTTTCGGCGGTATTGAAATATATGTGCCAAATGACTGTTTGATTTTAACTGAAATAAGCACATCGATTGGTGGGGTTAGCGACGAACGCCTTAATCCTATAATTAATGTTAATGAAGATTGTAAACTGATTATTAGGGGCAGATTGTCGGCGAGTGGCGTTGTAATCAAAAGTTAA
- a CDS encoding LytTR family transcriptional regulator, producing the protein MMKSYFQQFLKKPTITLISILLGFGSLWLLLALYSNLSIGNALFTALLYFVFLGVMIFVYYFIKPFVKNSLIGIILHLTAHIIVLSVVFLILSIFEIISFKQFLEIIPLLFIFGIMFWNLNVWGNDRVVSIQKNKYKQNDIDMVDLSSQSEIIEREIKPLERISIKQASEVAILKIEEIFHLEAYGDYVLIFTEKNKYIKEQTMKYFETNLPSQFIRIHRSYIINTDHIIRLEQYGKENYNIRLRNGISLRVSISGYKLLKEHLAL; encoded by the coding sequence ATGATGAAAAGTTACTTTCAACAATTTTTAAAAAAGCCGACAATAACCTTAATTTCAATTCTTTTAGGATTCGGGTCTTTATGGTTATTGCTGGCTTTGTATTCTAATTTATCAATTGGTAATGCGCTATTTACCGCATTACTTTATTTTGTTTTTCTTGGCGTTATGATATTTGTATATTATTTTATTAAACCATTTGTAAAGAATAGTTTAATCGGAATTATCCTACATTTAACAGCTCATATTATTGTTTTATCTGTTGTTTTTTTGATACTGAGCATATTCGAAATTATTTCTTTTAAACAGTTTTTAGAAATAATACCATTATTATTTATTTTCGGAATAATGTTCTGGAATTTAAATGTCTGGGGAAATGACAGAGTTGTTTCAATTCAAAAAAATAAATATAAACAAAATGACATTGATATGGTTGATCTATCTTCGCAATCTGAAATTATTGAAAGAGAAATAAAGCCGTTGGAACGTATTTCCATAAAGCAAGCTTCGGAAGTTGCTATTTTAAAAATTGAAGAAATATTTCATTTGGAAGCCTACGGTGATTATGTTTTAATATTCACTGAAAAGAATAAATATATTAAGGAACAAACTATGAAGTATTTTGAAACGAATTTGCCTTCACAATTTATTAGAATTCATCGTTCTTATATTATAAACACAGATCATATTATTAGGTTGGAACAATACGGCAAAGAGAATTATAATATAAGGTTAAGAAACGGTATAAGCTTGAGAGTTAGTATTTCCGGTTATAAGCTGTTAAAAGAACATTTAGCGCTGTAA
- a CDS encoding HD domain-containing protein: MPEIKKEIRNYIDEKIIPLYKTFDSAHNTDHVKTVIDESINLARNYDVDINMVYIIAAFHDLGLINGRENHHIDSGKILEKDEMVLKYFTSEEIGIMKEAVEDHRASNKHEPRNIYGRIVAEADRIIDPYITLLRTVQYGKDNYRELDLENQYQRFYSHLKNKYGENGYLKLWIPYSSNATKLGELRKMINNEKLLKEKFLELYNSL; this comes from the coding sequence ATGCCGGAAATCAAAAAAGAAATTCGCAATTATATTGATGAAAAAATAATTCCACTCTACAAAACATTTGACTCAGCCCATAATACAGACCATGTAAAAACCGTAATTGATGAGAGTATCAATTTAGCTAGGAATTATGATGTTGATATAAATATGGTTTATATTATTGCTGCTTTTCACGATCTGGGATTAATAAACGGAAGAGAAAATCATCACATCGATTCGGGAAAAATATTAGAGAAAGATGAAATGGTTTTGAAATATTTTACTTCCGAGGAAATTGGAATAATGAAAGAAGCCGTTGAAGATCACAGAGCATCAAATAAACACGAACCGAGAAATATTTACGGCAGAATCGTTGCAGAAGCCGATAGAATCATTGATCCGTATATTACTTTGCTCAGAACCGTTCAATACGGCAAAGACAACTATCGGGAATTAGATTTGGAAAATCAATATCAAAGATTTTATTCTCACTTAAAAAATAAATACGGAGAAAACGGTTATTTAAAATTATGGATCCCCTACTCTTCTAATGCCACAAAATTAGGGGAATTAAGAAAAATGATAAATAATGAGAAATTGTTGAAAGAAAAATTTTTGGAATTGTATAATAGTTTGTAA
- a CDS encoding 1-acyl-sn-glycerol-3-phosphate acyltransferase has translation MIFKYDYRYTVLKHLVNLGFRCNFRKVVYVNTENIPNDVPLIYAPTHSNAIIDGLTLVNMSKKQIVFLGRADIFKGKFLKWFLSGVKVMPIYRLRDGAENLEKNIAVFNDCKRVLDNDKSALCLFPEAKHNPKQSLLPLQKGISRIALPTEALADFKLNIHIIPVSIFYTDRQGYLSDVYITFGKPIKVNEYKEMFQKNNNLAINQLRYDLDDNLRSITVDISNDAYYNFYTYCLDISGEEVAKKHFSKEKDGIVKAYRTIVNKLNHLYENNHPRFLEITDDFGRAYSILRFNKLNTRDKIHNPKSLAEILLRIISLLITLPVAAYGFINTLIPIIIYLVLRNKVKDKQFIASTRTLVAIVIMPIFYTLQPVILGCVTHNWWLALAYFISLPLTFYFASYWRKWFKQIPRMIKVRKFAKKHKEDWEYVLEVTKFEI, from the coding sequence ATGATTTTTAAATACGATTATAGATATACTGTATTGAAACATCTGGTAAATTTAGGTTTCAGATGTAATTTTAGAAAAGTTGTTTATGTTAACACGGAAAACATTCCTAATGATGTTCCATTAATCTATGCTCCTACTCATAGCAATGCTATAATCGACGGGCTGACATTGGTTAATATGAGCAAAAAACAAATTGTTTTTCTCGGACGTGCAGATATATTTAAAGGCAAATTTTTAAAATGGTTCTTAAGCGGTGTTAAGGTAATGCCTATATACAGATTGCGTGATGGTGCCGAAAATTTGGAAAAAAATATTGCCGTTTTTAATGATTGTAAAAGAGTTTTAGATAATGATAAAAGTGCGCTCTGTCTTTTTCCGGAAGCAAAACATAATCCGAAACAATCTCTTCTGCCTTTACAAAAAGGTATATCAAGGATTGCATTACCCACTGAAGCTCTTGCTGATTTTAAATTAAATATTCATATAATTCCTGTCAGCATTTTTTATACAGACAGGCAAGGATATTTGTCTGATGTTTACATTACCTTCGGTAAACCAATTAAGGTTAATGAATATAAAGAAATGTTTCAGAAGAATAATAATCTTGCAATCAATCAATTGCGTTATGATCTTGACGATAACTTGAGATCTATTACTGTTGATATTTCTAACGATGCGTATTACAACTTTTACACTTACTGCCTTGATATTTCCGGAGAAGAAGTCGCAAAAAAACATTTTTCAAAAGAAAAAGACGGCATTGTAAAAGCTTATCGTACCATTGTTAACAAATTAAATCATCTTTACGAGAATAATCATCCGCGTTTCCTCGAAATTACCGACGATTTCGGTCGTGCCTACTCTATTCTCAGATTTAACAAATTAAATACCAGAGACAAAATTCACAATCCAAAATCATTAGCAGAAATACTTCTTAGAATTATTTCATTACTGATAACATTACCGGTTGCTGCTTATGGATTCATAAATACATTAATTCCGATTATTATTTATCTTGTACTTAGAAATAAAGTAAAAGACAAACAGTTTATTGCATCAACTAGAACATTGGTCGCAATTGTTATTATGCCGATTTTTTACACATTACAACCTGTAATTTTAGGTTGTGTTACTCATAACTGGTGGCTCGCTTTGGCTTATTTTATTTCTTTACCATTAACATTTTACTTTGCAAGTTACTGGCGGAAATGGTTTAAACAAATTCCAAGAATGATAAAAGTGCGTAAATTTGCAAAAAAACACAAAGAAGATTGGGAATACGTGCTTGAAGTAACAAAATTTGAAATATAA
- a CDS encoding tRNA threonylcarbamoyladenosine dehydratase produces the protein MNTEDKTWLNRTKLLLKETGLNKLVNSNILIVGLGGVGAYAAENICRAGVGKMTIIDGDTINETNINRQLPALNSNIGEYKADILEKRFLDINPELKLKCINQFITADNIQEILDSEKYTYIIDAIDSLSPKVTLCLEARKRNIPIICSMGAGGRIDPSKIEITDISKTYNDGLAAAFRQKLRKEGVKSGVKVVFSSETAKKDAISTTETDQHAIRSVRGTISYLPAIFGCMLAGYVIQQIVVNNS, from the coding sequence ATGAATACGGAAGATAAAACTTGGCTAAACAGAACTAAATTATTACTTAAAGAAACAGGATTAAATAAATTAGTTAACAGCAATATATTAATTGTTGGACTTGGCGGAGTCGGAGCTTATGCCGCAGAAAATATTTGTAGAGCCGGAGTCGGAAAAATGACAATAATCGATGGCGATACAATTAATGAAACTAACATCAACAGGCAACTTCCAGCATTGAATTCTAACATCGGAGAATACAAAGCAGATATTTTAGAAAAACGTTTTCTTGATATTAATCCTGAGTTAAAATTAAAATGTATAAATCAATTTATAACAGCAGATAATATTCAAGAAATACTTGATAGTGAAAAATACACATATATCATTGATGCAATAGACAGTCTTAGTCCGAAGGTTACTTTATGTCTGGAGGCAAGGAAGCGCAATATCCCAATTATTTGTTCTATGGGTGCAGGCGGCAGAATCGATCCTTCCAAAATTGAAATTACCGATATATCAAAAACATATAACGACGGGCTGGCGGCGGCATTCAGGCAAAAATTACGTAAAGAAGGTGTAAAATCGGGAGTAAAAGTTGTTTTCTCTTCTGAAACAGCCAAAAAGGATGCAATATCAACAACCGAAACCGATCAACATGCTATTCGATCCGTAAGAGGTACAATTTCATATTTACCCGCAATCTTCGGCTGCATGCTCGCCGGATATGTTATTCAACAAATAGTTGTCAATAACTCATAA
- a CDS encoding AAA family ATPase: MIINNKELQLADDLLQFTGTSIFLTGKAGTGKTTFLHNLKIKSPKRMIVLAPTGVAAINAGGVTIHSFFQLPFCPHIPTLIYQDEKGAFQNTDEMGNHIQRSKAHKFNKDKIKILKSVDLIIIDEISMVRADILDAVDEILRRYRQSNKPFGGVQMLFIGDVKQLAPVAKEEEWNLIKEYYNSPYFFSSHAFRRSHFLTIELVEIFRQNDKKFIDLLNNIRNNILDDESISILNEKYDPTFSNDKNKGYITLTSHNFQAKQINSQQLSKINYPKETFYAEIDGDFPEYSYPTDEELIIKIGAQVMFVKNDPSPDKKYFNGKIGIVEDIYKNKIYVKCGDSDENIQVQPLEWTNVRYAINSSTNEIYEDIQGTFKQYPLKLAWAITIHKSQGLTFDKLAIDAQMSFAHGQVYVALSRCKTLDGLVLISKIDKYALKNDYSVAVFENEIEQRHANEEKFLILKREYFFDLLSELFCFNHLFSSLKKLQKLYNLHLKNIFPSHIEKLNLAIIQFQNEIIIVTEKFNIQLKTIIYQHNDYEDNPFVTDRYIKASEYFNKTLEKIMNFIFNSDIEVDNKEISKIINKAFDELSAEYNSKKYLLEYILKHKFDIQSFLKIKAEVELKTKETKKRKKNNSKEVEYSDIKYPKLYTLIRLWREAEAAVNNLEPYNVLIQRSLIEICYYLPETKEDLLKIHGIGKVTLNKYGDEILEIIKEYIDEYGR, translated from the coding sequence ATGATTATCAATAATAAAGAATTACAACTTGCTGATGATTTGTTGCAGTTTACAGGCACATCGATTTTCCTTACCGGTAAAGCAGGTACAGGCAAAACTACCTTTTTGCATAATCTCAAGATTAAATCGCCAAAAAGAATGATTGTTCTCGCTCCAACAGGCGTCGCGGCTATCAATGCCGGTGGCGTCACAATTCATTCTTTCTTCCAACTCCCCTTTTGTCCGCATATCCCCACCCTTATATATCAGGATGAAAAAGGCGCTTTTCAAAATACTGATGAAATGGGAAACCATATTCAACGTTCAAAAGCACACAAATTCAATAAAGATAAAATTAAGATTCTAAAAAGTGTCGATCTAATTATTATTGATGAAATAAGCATGGTTAGGGCGGATATTTTAGATGCAGTTGATGAAATATTAAGGAGATACAGGCAAAGCAATAAACCTTTCGGCGGCGTTCAAATGCTTTTTATTGGCGATGTAAAGCAATTAGCCCCGGTAGCCAAGGAAGAAGAATGGAATTTAATAAAAGAATATTATAACAGTCCTTATTTTTTCAGTAGTCATGCGTTCCGGAGATCACATTTTCTGACAATTGAATTAGTTGAAATTTTTAGACAAAATGATAAGAAGTTCATTGATTTGCTAAATAATATCCGAAATAATATTCTTGATGATGAAAGCATCAGTATTCTTAACGAGAAATATGACCCGACATTCTCTAATGATAAAAATAAAGGATATATTACACTTACATCCCATAACTTTCAAGCAAAACAGATTAATAGTCAGCAATTATCAAAAATAAACTATCCGAAAGAAACCTTTTATGCAGAAATTGATGGCGATTTTCCGGAATACTCATACCCTACAGACGAAGAGCTAATAATAAAAATCGGGGCTCAGGTTATGTTTGTAAAAAACGACCCTTCTCCGGATAAAAAGTATTTTAACGGTAAAATCGGAATTGTTGAAGATATCTACAAAAACAAGATATATGTAAAGTGTGGCGATTCTGATGAAAATATTCAGGTTCAGCCGCTTGAATGGACTAACGTGAGATACGCGATCAACTCATCAACTAACGAAATTTATGAAGATATTCAAGGAACTTTCAAACAATATCCGTTGAAATTAGCTTGGGCAATAACTATTCATAAAAGTCAGGGCTTAACTTTCGACAAACTCGCTATTGATGCTCAAATGTCATTTGCACATGGTCAAGTTTACGTAGCACTGAGCAGATGCAAAACTTTAGACGGGTTAGTTTTAATTTCAAAAATTGATAAGTATGCTTTGAAAAACGATTATTCAGTAGCTGTTTTTGAAAATGAAATAGAACAGAGACATGCAAATGAAGAAAAGTTTTTAATTCTAAAAAGAGAGTATTTCTTCGATTTGCTATCGGAGTTATTTTGTTTTAACCACTTATTTTCATCATTAAAAAAACTCCAGAAATTATATAACCTGCATTTAAAAAATATCTTTCCATCACATATTGAAAAACTTAATTTAGCTATAATTCAATTTCAGAATGAGATAATTATTGTTACGGAAAAATTCAATATTCAGTTAAAAACAATTATATATCAACATAATGATTATGAGGATAATCCATTCGTCACAGACAGATATATAAAAGCTTCGGAATATTTTAATAAAACTTTGGAAAAGATAATGAATTTTATCTTTAATTCTGATATTGAAGTTGATAATAAAGAAATTTCGAAAATAATCAATAAAGCTTTTGATGAATTAAGCGCAGAATATAATTCAAAAAAATATTTGTTGGAATATATCTTAAAACACAAATTTGACATTCAATCGTTTCTAAAAATCAAAGCAGAAGTTGAGTTAAAAACTAAAGAAACTAAAAAGAGAAAGAAAAACAACAGCAAAGAAGTCGAATATTCAGACATTAAATACCCTAAGTTATATACGTTGATAAGATTATGGCGTGAAGCCGAGGCAGCCGTAAATAATTTAGAACCGTATAATGTATTAATACAAAGATCATTAATTGAAATTTGTTATTATTTGCCGGAAACTAAAGAAGATCTTCTTAAAATTCACGGAATCGGTAAGGTTACTTTGAATAAATATGGTGATGAAATTTTGGAAATAATTAAAGAGTATATAGATGAATACGGAAGATAA
- a CDS encoding Smr/MutS family protein, whose protein sequence is MNKSKSMNCKQKLLFLSKNLSTLNIQLLTIPIFAKFFLMIYPDSFQNKIGFDVIKQKITALCLTKFGKYYAENISFSSDFNDITNQLSETDETRKAILFHSPFPLNEFSECLDEIIRLKTKGTVAERDRLQDIFSTIKMYSDCYKYFNTNKEDLPLLHEIFNDNFNSNELIKLINVIVDEKGEIKDNASSELYSIRKKLQKEQLRIDKELANILKNMRIEGVVKDDCEATIRNGRLVIPVPAGNKKQLKGFIHDTSATGQTVYIEPSEVFNINNSIRELMIDEKQEIFKILREFTEKLRPQLENIEEMCGILAYIDFLKAKAKFAIEINAIKPILIDLPKLEWRNAIHPLLYLSLKNQKRKVVPLNIIINEENRIIVISGPNAGGKSIALKTVALLQYMLQCGILIPLGENSETGIFENIFIDIGDEQSIENDLSTYTSHLKNIKFFIENADENTLILIDEFGTGTEPQLGSIIAEESLKVLRDLHAKGIITTHYANIKKLAQELPGLQNAAMLFDTENIKPLFEISIGNPGSSYTFEIARRVGFPENILDNAVKKSPSSQLDFERQLQELIIERKNLEKERNELKTADQMLSEVVNKYTNLLNELETNKKEIIKQAKSEAQEIIKGANKKIENAIQEIRAHQAEKEKTKKIRENLNQVTSETVEKNNRHETSLILEEHKQQFPLKLKKDKNQNTNPVLLKVGNLVKSTEYQEVGEITDIKGKKAKVNFSGNINIWMDIEKLKVFDGEKSERIRMTKNNVGTIIHDINQRAYNFSLSIDVRGKRTDEALEIIKKYVDDAIMLHITNFKILHGKGNGILRTNIRDYLRTIDEVVSINDEDVEHGGDGITIVEIK, encoded by the coding sequence ATGAATAAGTCTAAATCAATGAATTGCAAACAAAAATTATTATTCTTATCAAAAAACCTCTCAACACTCAACATTCAACTCTTAACTATTCCTATCTTTGCAAAATTTTTTTTAATGATCTATCCCGATTCTTTCCAAAATAAAATTGGTTTTGATGTTATCAAACAGAAAATTACCGCATTATGTTTAACAAAATTCGGAAAATACTATGCCGAAAACATAAGTTTCTCTTCCGATTTTAATGATATAACTAATCAACTTAGTGAAACAGATGAAACAAGAAAAGCCATTTTATTCCATTCACCTTTTCCGCTTAATGAATTTTCTGAATGTTTGGATGAAATTATCCGGTTAAAAACCAAAGGCACTGTAGCAGAGCGTGATAGATTACAAGATATTTTTTCTACAATTAAAATGTATTCCGATTGTTATAAGTATTTCAATACGAATAAAGAGGATTTACCTTTGCTACATGAGATTTTTAATGATAATTTTAATTCTAATGAACTAATTAAATTAATTAATGTTATTGTAGATGAAAAGGGTGAGATTAAAGATAACGCTTCGAGTGAGCTTTATTCGATAAGAAAAAAACTTCAGAAAGAACAGCTTCGTATTGATAAGGAATTGGCAAATATTTTAAAAAATATGCGTATTGAAGGAGTAGTCAAGGATGATTGTGAAGCTACCATACGCAACGGTCGACTTGTAATTCCTGTTCCTGCGGGCAATAAAAAACAATTGAAGGGATTTATTCATGATACATCGGCAACAGGACAAACAGTTTATATTGAACCGAGCGAGGTGTTTAATATAAATAACAGTATCCGCGAGTTGATGATTGACGAAAAACAAGAAATATTTAAAATCTTACGTGAGTTTACTGAAAAACTTCGTCCGCAATTAGAAAATATCGAAGAGATGTGTGGAATTCTTGCATATATTGATTTTCTAAAAGCAAAAGCAAAATTCGCTATCGAAATAAATGCAATAAAACCGATTCTTATTGATCTACCTAAACTTGAATGGAGAAATGCTATTCATCCTCTACTCTATTTATCTCTGAAAAATCAAAAGAGAAAAGTTGTTCCATTGAATATAATCATTAATGAGGAAAACAGAATAATAGTTATCTCCGGTCCGAATGCCGGCGGAAAATCTATTGCCTTAAAAACTGTTGCGTTGTTGCAATATATGTTACAATGCGGAATATTAATCCCACTAGGAGAAAATTCGGAAACAGGAATATTTGAAAATATTTTTATTGATATTGGCGATGAGCAATCTATTGAAAATGATTTGAGTACTTATACTTCACATCTGAAAAATATTAAATTTTTTATTGAAAATGCTGATGAAAATACACTAATATTGATCGATGAATTCGGTACTGGCACTGAGCCGCAATTAGGAAGTATAATTGCAGAAGAAAGTTTAAAGGTTTTGCGTGATTTGCATGCTAAAGGAATTATTACTACGCATTATGCTAATATTAAAAAACTTGCACAGGAACTACCTGGTTTACAAAATGCTGCAATGCTTTTCGATACGGAAAACATAAAACCTTTATTTGAAATTTCTATTGGAAATCCGGGAAGTTCTTATACTTTTGAGATTGCTCGAAGAGTCGGATTTCCTGAAAATATTCTTGATAATGCCGTGAAAAAATCGCCCTCTTCTCAATTGGATTTCGAAAGACAATTGCAGGAATTAATAATCGAAAGAAAAAATCTCGAAAAGGAAAGAAACGAATTAAAAACTGCAGATCAAATGCTTAGCGAGGTTGTGAACAAATATACCAACTTACTGAATGAGCTTGAAACTAATAAAAAAGAAATTATCAAACAAGCAAAATCGGAAGCTCAGGAAATTATAAAAGGTGCAAATAAGAAAATTGAAAATGCTATCCAAGAGATTCGTGCTCATCAAGCTGAGAAAGAAAAGACAAAGAAAATTCGAGAAAATCTGAATCAAGTTACTTCAGAAACAGTTGAAAAAAATAACCGGCACGAAACATCTCTTATTTTGGAAGAACATAAACAACAATTTCCACTTAAATTAAAAAAGGATAAAAACCAAAATACTAATCCTGTTTTATTGAAAGTTGGAAATCTTGTTAAATCAACTGAATATCAAGAAGTAGGCGAAATAACCGATATAAAAGGAAAAAAAGCAAAAGTCAACTTCAGCGGAAATATTAATATTTGGATGGATATTGAAAAACTGAAAGTTTTTGACGGTGAAAAATCTGAACGAATAAGAATGACAAAAAATAATGTAGGAACCATCATTCACGATATAAACCAGCGCGCTTACAATTTTTCGTTAAGTATTGATGTCAGAGGCAAACGTACTGATGAGGCTCTTGAAATTATTAAAAAATACGTTGACGATGCAATAATGCTGCACATAACTAATTTTAAAATATTGCACGGCAAAGGAAATGGAATCCTACGAACTAATATCAGGGATTATTTGCGAACTATTGATGAAGTTGTTTCTATAAATGATGAAGATGTTGAACATGGAGGCGACGGAATAACTATTGTTGAAATTAAATAA
- a CDS encoding LEA type 2 family protein encodes MKKTYTLIIIVSFFCVLSCNQLKNIVSEPTFKAQSFQISKINFENMDLLFKVRVDNPNSFTIPFPNIDWNLSINNNQFLKNTLTKNTTIAANSYTIVDIPVTINYKNLYSVIKSLANTTSDATYKMNVGLSIPLPVLENKRYEVDFAGTVPMLKEPSISFKEIKVNSMNLNKIDLNIVCELENKNNFSVLIDNFNYDLAINNVEWAKGNAKSNKTISANTKTTVPLNISVNSLSMIKEITEIISGNKSVNYSWSGNLNLQTDNQLLKNINLPFELKGNTNIKK; translated from the coding sequence ATGAAGAAAACGTATACCCTCATTATTATTGTATCATTTTTTTGTGTTTTAAGTTGCAATCAACTTAAAAATATTGTTTCGGAACCAACTTTCAAAGCACAGTCTTTTCAAATTTCTAAAATTAATTTTGAAAATATGGATTTGCTTTTTAAAGTCAGAGTAGATAATCCGAACAGTTTTACAATACCTTTTCCCAATATTGATTGGAATTTATCAATAAATAACAATCAATTTCTAAAAAATACGCTTACGAAGAATACTACAATAGCTGCAAATAGTTATACTATTGTTGATATTCCAGTGACAATTAATTATAAAAACCTGTATAGTGTAATTAAGTCGCTTGCAAATACTACTTCTGATGCTACATACAAAATGAATGTTGGATTATCGATTCCTTTACCGGTACTTGAGAATAAAAGATATGAAGTAGATTTTGCAGGCACTGTACCAATGCTTAAAGAACCTTCGATTTCTTTTAAAGAAATTAAAGTTAATTCGATGAATCTTAATAAAATTGACTTAAATATTGTTTGCGAATTGGAAAATAAAAATAATTTTTCTGTTTTGATAGATAATTTTAATTATGACCTTGCAATTAATAATGTAGAGTGGGCCAAAGGGAATGCTAAAAGTAATAAGACTATTTCAGCAAACACCAAAACTACAGTTCCTTTAAATATTTCTGTAAATTCATTAAGTATGATAAAGGAAATTACGGAAATTATTAGTGGAAATAAATCAGTGAATTATTCATGGAGCGGTAATTTAAATTTACAAACTGATAATCAACTATTAAAAAATATTAATTTGCCTTTTGAATTAAAAGGTAATACAAATATCAAAAAATAA